One genomic segment of Scylla paramamosain isolate STU-SP2022 chromosome 9, ASM3559412v1, whole genome shotgun sequence includes these proteins:
- the LOC135103274 gene encoding uncharacterized protein LOC135103274, which produces MPPFSCTIPCLPSPAPPHAPFQAPSLPQQPQSKPDAPPSQRQTPAAPPGSTLVWDADRRVTEDRSLARPDSLSSLAKLSPALPSLPQFFAASLSLHQPSPAFSSPFQLSPATPESFQIILAFPKPPPAFPSLHQLSPVILSSPQHCPIFLKPPPAFPSVFQPSPAFSRNLQPSHQPSHPCPTFTNPPQPSSVFPDLPQHSPALPSLARPSPVFPSLPKPSPIFSSLP; this is translated from the exons ATGCCTCCCTTCTCCTGCACcattccttgcctcccttcccctGCACCGCCCCATGCCCCTTTCCAAGCCCCATCCCTGCCACAACAGCCACAAAGTAAGCCTGACGCGCCTCCCTCCCAGCGGCAGACTCCCGCGGCGCCGCCAGGAAGCACGCTCGTGTGGGACGCCGACAGGAGAGTGACAGAAGACCGATCTCTTGCGCGACCCGACT CCTTGTCCAGCCTTGCAAAGCTTTCACCAGCCCTCCCCAGCCTTCCTCAGTTCTTCGCAGCCTCTCTCAGCCTCCACCAGCCTTCCCCAGCCTTCTCCAGCCCTTTCCAGCTTTCCCCAGCCACCCCTGAGTCTTTTCAAATAATTTTAGCCTTCCCTAAGCCTCCTCCAGCCTTTCCCAGCCTCCATCAGCTCTCCCCAGTTATCCTCAGCTCTCCCCAGCATTGCCCAATCTTCCTAAAGCCTCCCCCAGCCTTCCCCAGTGTTTTCCAACCATCCCCAGCCTTTTCCAGAAATCTCCAACCTTCCCACCAACCTTCCCATCCTTGCCCAACCTTCACCAACCCTCCCCAGCCTTCTTCAGTCTTCCCCGATCTCCCCCAGCATTCCCCAGCCTTGCCTAGCCTTGCCCGACCTTCTCCAGTCTTCCCCAGCCTTCCCAAGCCTTCTCCAATCTTCTCCAGCCTTCCTTAG
- the LOC135103747 gene encoding NK1 transcription factor-related protein 1-like: MKNRTEDGTVKRPSCDDLRCPKLPRLDGEDALEAQTTAVPDLPDSASYETPSPVDLSGETSLGFSDASTAAPATTTAAVTAASGLTPPVLKIPSTMKCLTTFDLPGKADLHQLLTNNLAQHLAVQNERLKSNLLFGHNHGGLLRPPPPAPSGAPRPTRDPAPLTRGPQDAPAPHDATQPTDDESAREDHEERKTTKEAVEQHAGEAPEEGEGGAPHRVTPFSVLDILDPHKFTGRTPDDDMGDSSSDRQDEDDAYISVCSDSGDEGDGQGGSKNKGSRSGIHRKGGGGPGGGTGGGKPRRARTAFTYEQLVSLENKFKQTRYLSVCERLNLALALNLTETQVKIWFQNRRTKWKKQNPGCDVNQPTQPPSPPISTYPGSLLHHPPPPLLCPAPLSFRGPLPPHTPLAALYLHHLAR, encoded by the exons ATGAAAAATCGCACGGAGGACGGAACGGTCAAGCGCCCCTCGTGTGACGACCTCCGGTGCCCGAAGCTGCCGCGCCTCGATGGCGAGGACGCCCTGGAAGCCCAGACCACCGCCGTGCCGGACCTACCGGACTCTGCTTCCTACGAGACTCCCTCGCCCGTCGACCTTTCAGGGGAGACGAGCCTCGGCTTCTCCGACGCCTCCACCGCggcccccgccaccaccactgccgccgtcACCGCCGCCTCGGGCCTCACGCCGCCGGTACTCAAGATCCCATCCACCATGAAATGTCTCACGACCTTTGACCTCCCAGGTAAGGCTGACCTCCACCAGCTGCTCACCAACAACCTGGCGCAGCACTTGGCGGTGCAGAACGAGAGACTAAAGAGCAACCTGCTGTTTGGCCACAATCACGGCGGATTACTCAGGCCGCCGCCCCCCGCCCCCTCAGGCGCCCCCCGGCCCACGCGGGACCCCGCCCCCCTTACGCGAGGACCCCAGGACGCCCCCGCCCCGCATGATGCGACGCAACCGACAGACGACGAGTCAGCAAGAGAAGACCACGAGGAGAGAAAAACCACCAAGGAGGCGGTGGAGCAGCACGCGGGCGAGGCCCCCGAGGAAGGCGAGGGTGGCGCCCCCCACCGCGTCACGCCCTTTTCCGTGCTGGACATCCTTGACCCCCACAAGTTCACCGGCAGGACGCCTGACGACGACATGGGCGACTCCTCCTCAGACCGCCAGGACGAGGACGACGCCTACATTTCAG TGTGTTCCGACTCTGGCGACGAGGGCGACGGCCAGGGCGGCTCCAAGAACAAAGGCAGCCGGTCAGGGATTCACCGCAAGGGAGGCGGCGGCCCCGGAGGAGGAACAGGCGGCGGCAAGCCCCGGCGGGCGCGCACCGCCTTCACCTACGAGCAGCTGGTGTCGCTGGAGAACAAGTTCAAACAAACTCGGTACCTGAGCGTGTGTGAGAGACTCAACCTGGCGCTGGCACTCAACCTGACAGAGACGCAGGTCAAGATCTGGTTCCAGAACCGACGCACCAAGTGGAAGAAGCAAAACCCGGGGTGCGACGTGAACCAGCCCACGCAGCCCCCCAGCCCGCCCATCTCCACCTATCCCGGCAGTCTCCTGCACCACCCTCCACCGCCCCTCCTGTGTCCCGCCCCCTTGTCCTTCAGAGGGCCTCTGCCTCCCCACACACCTCTCGCCGccctctacctccaccacctcgcCCGCTGA